A region from the Triticum urartu cultivar G1812 chromosome 1, Tu2.1, whole genome shotgun sequence genome encodes:
- the LOC125543363 gene encoding uncharacterized protein LOC125543363: MADMSSPTGQARPAAPMATADLEAAIAALPVRKQRLRETFDRLVACAPPHYHLPFTWDDIDAHVSSLHASLSLRFRQMQQQPHPGAPVSATAIHDAEQPHPCVPVPATATPADGQPDPCVPVSATHGESIQEDEEMVMEDEDASPVQEDDRVEDAGMGFVGAPWRQAGGTRDQEFPVPARAHALDAGSPMLRQPYTAFPPEVHSQLNLPMLQRQQPYMRYQQQEFPAMAVARNTYNIPPMVQQPYPYHNIPPMVQRPYVPYFRQEFSPDFRQEFFPDDDVTRQPFRQEFSPGFRQDFFPDDDVTRQPFRQEFSFRQEFFPDVTRQARMGIDHVLQEQYMAMAHHRPYSPQQQYMAHHQPHFPVAQAPSAHGQGSNTKRRPPSKTTDTDNINVRSSKPSKKSRRNFHKHHGKPKPNNEPFQKKTIYDYF; this comes from the coding sequence ATGGCGGACATGTCGTCGCCGACTGGCCAGGCCCGGCCGGCGGCGCCGATGGCGACGGCTGACCTGGAGGCCGCCATCGCGGCGCTCCCCGTCAGGAAGCAGCGCCTGCGGGAGACCTTCGACCGCCTCGTCGCCTGCGCGCCGCCCCATTACCATCTCCCCTTCACCTGGGACGACATCGACGCCCATGTCTCCTCCCTCcacgcctccctctccctccgctTCCGCCAGATGCAGCAGCAGCCCCACCCCGGCGCCCCCGTGTCCGCAACCGCGATCCACGACGCCGAGCAGCCCCACCCCTGCGTGCCCGTGCCCGCAACCGCAACCCCCGCCGACGGGCAGCCCGACCCTTGCGTCCCCGTGTCCGCAACCCACGGCGAGTCCAtccaggaggacgaggagatggtTATGGAGGATGAGGACGCCTCTCCTGTTCAAGAGGATGATAGAGTGGAGGACGCAGGCATGGGCTTTGTGGGGGCGCCATGGCGCCAGGCCGGAGGAACTCGTGATCAAGAGTTTCCGGTTCCGGCGCGGGCTCACGCCCTGGACGCCGGCAGCCCTATGCTTCGGCAGCCATACACGGCGTTCCCGCCTGAAGTGCATAGCCAGCTGAATCTTCCTATGCTCCAGCGACAACAACCATACATGCGGTACCAGCAGCAGGAGTTTCCTGCCATGGCGGTGGCCAGGAATACCTACAATATTCCTCCGATGGTCCAGCAGCCGTACCCGTACCACAATATTCCTCCGATGGTGCAGCGGCCGTACGTGCCGTACTTCAGGCAAGAATTCTCCCCTGATTTCAGGCAAGAATTcttccctgatgatgatgtgacGAGGCAGCCCTTCAGACAAGAATTCTCCCCTGGTTTCAGGCAAGACTTcttccctgatgatgatgtgacGAGGCAGCCCTTCAGGCAAGAATTCTCCTTCAGGCAAGAATTCTTCCCTGATGTGACGAGGCAGGCCCGGATGGGCATTGACCATGTGCTCCAGGAGCAGTACATGGCAATGGCGCACCATCGACCGTACTCCCCACAGCAGCAGTACATGGCGCACCACCAGCCACACTTCCCTGTTGCACAGGCTCCTAGTGCTCATGGTCAGGGATCAAACACTAAGCGTCGACCACCGAGCAAGACTACCGATACGGACAACATCAATGTTCGTAGTAGCAAGCCAAGTAAGAAGAGCAGGAGGAATTTCCACAAGCACCATGGCAAACCAAAGCCAAACAATGAGCCATTTCAAAAGAAGACCATATATGATTATTTTTGA